CAAGAAGGCGCTGCTGCACATCCACCACCACAAGGCAGGGGGAGGTAAAAAAGGTTTCCATATCAGCTCCTGTCATAAATCAGTACCGCTCTGCCAGGGACCATGTCTGCCAGGCAGATGTACAGACACCCAGGCTGGCGATGGATCTCAATATGCCTGTTTCACATCTTCACCATAGGCTTTTGAAGAAAATTTTGCAAAAAAGTCCCCTTGACACCTTTTTCACTGTGCTTAAATTATGAGCCATAAAAAGATCTTGCCATGGTAAAAAAAAGGCTCTTTCATATAAGATAGATAAAAGAAGTATTAAAAATTTTATTGCAGGTATCTTGACAAAACATCTTGTAATTAAAATTATTAAAAACAAAAATCATGCAAGGCATGATAGGATTAAAGTTTATATTGAGTGAAACAATAAAGATAAAAAAAGCCTTAATCAATATCTTAAAGGAGGTGGCATTATGACACTGGTAAGATGGGAACCCTTCCGCAATGTTGCTTCTCTGCAGGACCGCATTAACCGCATGTTTGATGATGCCTTTAACAAGGCCAGGGATATAGATGAAAATGCCATGGGTGCGTGGCGTCCTTCCGTGGACATCTTTGAAACGGAAACAGCCATTGTGCTTGAAGCAGAACTTCCCGGTGTGACCCGTGACGACATCACTGTGGAAGTGGAAAACAATGTCCTTTCCCTTAAGGGTGAGCGCAAGGAAATCCGGGAAGTGGAAGAAGACCATTATTATCGGAGAGAAAGAATTATAGGTCGCTTTCACAGAGCCTTCACCCTGCCCGTGGATGTGAACCATGAACAGATCAAGGCGAATTTCCAAAACGGCATTCTGCGCCTTGAGGTCCCCAAGCCTGAGGAGAAAAAACCCAAAAAGATTGCCATTCAGGTAGAAAACTGATGCTCCCTTCTGCCGGAGTCGCCCTCCACTCCGGTAGAAATCAGTTTTTTATTCCTTAAAAAGAGTAATTATTCAGCACAGTTTATTCCGAACTGCCAATGCTGTAATTGCAGCAGCTTCGTATGCTGCAAGGCTCCGTGGCTATTTGCAAGTGACGTTGCAATCGTTTCGGATCAGAGCTTTGAAGGCCTGTGCGAAAGAAGCGGCAAACTGTCTGAGCCGCCACAGAGTCAGCGTGCTTAAAGCCTGCCATGGTAATCAAAAAGTTTATCCTGACTGTGGCGGCGAGTTTTTGCCGCTTCCGCACAGGGCAAGAAGCTCCCGAATAAGATTGCGTCACGGGCAAATAGCTTGGGGCCTGCGCATATGTCTTACAGCTATGGTATTTGTAAAACGATACTGAATAATTTCTAAAAAGGCAGATATCTCCCCCATAAAAATCTGCCCATATGAAAAGGCCCTTAAGAACAGGGCCTTTTCTTTTTGACCGCAAATGGCTACAACAGCCATGCCATCCGGGAAAGTCCCGGAACCGGATTTTTATGGTGCATTCTTAAAATCACCTCTTTCATTTCAGGCAGAAATAAGTGAGCTTTTTTTCCCATACAGACTGGAAAAACATCCTGCGGGACAGCGCAGAA
The sequence above is a segment of the Desulfobotulus mexicanus genome. Coding sequences within it:
- a CDS encoding Hsp20/alpha crystallin family protein, with translation MTLVRWEPFRNVASLQDRINRMFDDAFNKARDIDENAMGAWRPSVDIFETETAIVLEAELPGVTRDDITVEVENNVLSLKGERKEIREVEEDHYYRRERIIGRFHRAFTLPVDVNHEQIKANFQNGILRLEVPKPEEKKPKKIAIQVEN